The genomic region AGACTTTCAAAGAGCGCCTCATCCAAAAGACCCTTCTTTTTGATGCCGTGTATCTTGAGCCCGTAGACTATGTTCTCATATATCGAAAGGGGGAACGGATTTGGTCTCTGAAAGACCATTCCAACGGACCTTCTAAGCTTGTTCTTATCAATTTCAAGGAGATCTTTTCCGAAGATATTTATGCTTCCGGTTATCTTTACGCCGGCAATCAGATCGTTCATCCTGTTGAATACGCGCAGGAGGGTTGACTTGCCGCAACCCGAGGGTCCTATGAGGGCGGTTATCTTTTTGGGCGCGATGGCGAGGTCAACATTCTTCAGGGCTTGAAAGTCCCCGTAAAAAAGTTCAAGGCCTTTGGTGGTTATTGCGTTCGTCATTATCCGAACTTTCCGGTTATGTATTCTTCCGTCTTCTTCCGTGAAGGTGCGGTGAATATCTTGTTCGTATCGTCTATCTCAACCAGCTCGCCCATGAGAAGGAAGGCCGTTCTGTCACCAACGCGCGCCGCCTGTTTTGTATTGTTCGTTACCAATATTATAGCATGATCCCTTTTAAGCTCTTTCATGGCGTCTTCGACCTTGGCGGTCGAGATAGGGTCAAGGCCGGAACACGGCTCATCGAACATAATGACATCTGGTTTTACCGCGAGAGTCCTTGAGATGCAAAGCCTTTGCTGTTGCCCGCCCGAGAGCTTCATACCGCTCGAATCGAGCCTGTCCTTTACCTCGTCCCATAAGAAAGAGGCGCGTAAGGTGGATTCCACCATCTCGTTCTCCTCTTTTTTCTTTAACATCCTCTTCATCCTGGCGCCGAACAGGATGTTATCCCTTATGCTCATCGGAAGCGGAATGGGCATGGCATAGACCATCCCTATCTTTCGCCTTAGATTTTCAACATCCCTTATGCCGGATACCTGTTCACCGTCGATAACGATCTCGCCATAGACCTTTGCGTTAGAGACCCTGTCGATCATCCTGTTGATGGCTAGCAGAAGGGTGGATTTTCCGGAATTTGCGGGTCCTATCACCGTAAGGATCTCGTTATTTTTGACATCGAAAGAGATATCCTTAAGAGCCTGTTCTTTGCCGAAAAAAACGTTCAGCTTATTTATTGCGATCTTGTTCTGCATGTTGGTCATGCGGTCTTTCTTCCCCTCATTAGTCTATGCATCAAAGAGTAAGCCGTTATATTGATCACCAGTATCGTACAGATAAGGACCGCCGCGGTGGCATATGCATTATCGTTAGATATTCCCTCGCGGGCGAGTATGTAAAAATGAACCGACATCGTTCGGGCAGAATCGAACAGAGATGTCGGCATCTGTACCGCGGATCCGGCCGTAAATATTACAACAGCGGTCTCTTCTATCGAACGGCCGATGCCTAATATCACACCCGTAAGTATCCCGGGCAGGGCATAAGGGAGCACGGACCTTGTGACGACCTGCCATCTTGTCCCTCCGAGGGATGCCGCCACATCGCGGTAGGAAGACGGGACGCTTCGAAGCGCCTCTTCAGCCGTTCGAATGATGGTCGGCAGTATCATGGCGGCCAGAGAAAGACCGCCTGAAAGTATCGACCACCCGAATCCCAACATAACAACAAATAGTATGAAGCCGAAAAGACCGAATATGATGGAAGGTACCCCTGCAAGGCAATTTATCCCGAACCTTATAGCTTGAGTGAGCTTGCCTTCAACAGTGTACTCCGAAAGGTAGATAGCGCTGGCGATCCCTAAGGGCGCAGCTATTCCGACCGCGACCATGACCATGAGAAGCGTTCCGACTATGGCGGGGAGTATACCCCCTTCACGTCCCATATCGAGGATCGGTTCTGTCAAGAAGCCCCAGGAAATGTGGCTAAAGCCTCCGGCAAGGACAAATCCTATGACGAAAACAAGCGCGCATACTGCCGAGGTCGTTGACATGAAAAGAAGCGACTTGGCTATCTTCTGCGTTATGGAAGGGGCTATTCTCAAAACTTCCTCCGTGCGAACTTGAGCGCTGCCGTATTAAGGATCATAATAAAGAAGAAGAGGACTATGCCGGTGGCAAATAGGGCCTCCCTGTGATCGCCGACCGCGTACCCCATCTCTATTGCGATATTCGCCGTGAGCGTTCTTACAGAGTCAAGGATGGAGTGGGGAATGGTGGTGGCGTTGCCCGATATCATGATGACGGCCATCGTTTCACCCACGGCGCGACCCATTCCAAGTATCACTCCGGCGACGATACCGGACCTTGCGGCCGGAAGGAGGACTCTCCACGTCGTCTGCCATTCGGTGGCGCCGAGTGCCAGAGAGCCTTCTTTATAATTCTTAGGGATAGCGTTGATCGCGTCGATAGACACACCGACTATGGTCGGTAGTATCATTATCGCCAGAACGCACGATGCGGCGAGTATAGAAAGACCCGGTCCTCCAAGATGGTCCCTTATGATGGGGGCAAGCCACATGACGCCCAAGAATCCGTAGACCACCGAAGGGATGCCGGCCAGAAGTTCTATGGCAGGCTTCAAAACATTCACCCATTTTTTGGGGGCGAACTCGGCGAGATAGACCGCGCATGAGACCCCAAGCGGTACACCCATAAATAGCGAGCCGAAGGTCACACAGAGAGAACCTATGATGAAGGGGAATATTCCGAACTGACCATCCAGCGGAGCCCACACACGGCCGAATAGAAAATGGGTAAGTCCGCACTTTGCCATAATGGGTACGCCCTCCTTAAAGATAAAGAGCGCGATAAGTGCCAATATGGCGGTCGAAGAGCATGCGGCCAGCAGCAGGAGTTTTGAAATAAAACGGTCCATATTATTTGACGGCTATCAGCCCCTCTTTTTCCAGCGTGTCCTGAGCCTCCTTTGAGAGGACATAATCCAGGAACTTCTTCGAATCAGGACTTAGTTCCTTCTTTGTCAGAAAATATATCGGTCGCGCGAGCTTGTAAGAGCCTTTTTTGACGTTTCCGTTGTTGGCGTCTACTCCGTTATAGGAGACCGACCTTACCCTTTTATCGACGAGACTTATCGAGATGTAGCCTATGGAGTCGGGGTCGCTTGCGACCGCTTCGCGTATGGTGCCGTTCGAATTCTGGAAGAGGGCGTTCTTTGCAAGTTTTTCGTCGTCCATCACTAGGGTATCAAAGGACCTTCTGGTGCCGCTGCCATCTTCGCGGGAGATCACTCTTATCGAAGCGTCGGCCCCTCCGAGCTCCTTCCAATTCGATATCTTTCCGGAAAAGACATCCCGCGCCTGTTCATTTGTAAGATCTGAAACGACGTTGGCCGGATTTACGACTATCGCTATTCCATCCCTTGCGACGACCGTAGCGTCAAGTACCAAGGCCTCTTTTGGGAGTTTCAATAGATCGGCCATTCCTATCTGGGCGCTTCCGGAAAGCGCCGACTGAACGCCAACAGCTGAACCTCCGCCCTGAACATTTATCCTTTGCGAGCCGTTACTCTGCATGTAATGTTCGGCAAGTTTTTCGGCAAATGGTTGAAAGGCGGTGGAACCGGCAAGCGTTATTGTTCTGGATGATGACCTGGAGCATGCATACATGTTTAAAGTGAGCAGTGCCGCACAGGCAAGTAACAATATTCGTTTCATATGATCCTCCTTGTTAGACTAGTTTTTGTTGTCACGGGGTGGAAGACTAGAATGTTTCTGTTACAATAATGTTACAGGGAGGTAAAATCATTGTTGAGAAGAAAAGGGGATGCTGAGCTCAAACGTTGAACCCTTTCCGGGATCGCTCACCACCGATATGGAAGCGTTTATCCTGTCGCAAAGATGTTTGGCAATAGCAAGGCCGAGCCCCGTGCCAGGCACCGAAATTGATGTATCGACCCTATAAAATCTTTCAAATATATGATCTAGCTCGTCTTTTTCGATGCCGGAGCCGTTATCTCTTATGGAGATCTTGATGCACCCGCTCTCTTTAATTACAGCTACTTGCACGTTTCCGTTCTTTGACGAATATTTTATCGCGTTATCCAGAACATTATGGATCACGTGGCGGATGGCCGCCCTGTCGGACCTTATAACTGCGTTTACAGGCTCATATGAGATGGAGACGTTATTGGTATTATCTTCAAGCTCTGTTACGCAATCTTCCACTATTTCATTAACATCGAATTCAGAGAATTTCAGGGCGAAAGATGGCGATTCGATCTTTGAGAGCGCCAGCACATCATCTATTAGCGCCTTTAGCTTGAGCGACTGTTCATGAATTGTCCTGATGAATTTTTCCGAAGACGTTTTATCGTTGATCGCTCCGGAGAGAATGATCTCGGAATACCCCAGAATGGATGTGAGCGGCGTTTTCATCTGATGACTGACATTGGCCGTGAAATCACGCCTCATTCCTTCCAGTTTTTTTGTCTTGGTGACGTCTGTGAGTACCGTTACACAGCCGCTGAAATTCTCGGTCTCAAAAGGGTCGTTCTTTGCGACAAAGAACATATCGTTGTACACGAACTCGGCCTCTGTCCTTGATCCGCCGGAAATGGCGTTCTTCATGCTGTCATACATCTCCGGTACGCGCACGACTTCAAGAAGAGGCTTGCCCAGGCTCTTGGGATCGGTCCTGAATATTCTGTACCACGCCGGGTTTACCAGTATCACGACCATCTCGTTATTGGTCACGAGAAGGGCTTCATCGATGTTGTTTATAACGGTCTCGAACTGGACGCGCTCGATCTCCAGTCTTCTCATCTTGCCGGCGAGCGATTCTGCAACCTCGTTGATCTTTATCCCTAACTTTCCTATTGAGTCGCTCTTTGAAACTGGGGCCTTCTGGCTGAAATCACCCCGTTTTATTCTTTCAAGGACGAACGAAAGAATCCTGACCCTGCTTGCCATTTTCCATGGTAGAAAACTGTCGAACATCTATTTACCCTTCCAAGAATAGCCTACGCCCCTTACGGAATGAAGATGCTTTCCGTAGTCTTTCAATTTTTCACGAAGTCTCGTAATATGAGTGTCGATCGTTCTGGAAAAGACATCTGACGAATATCCCCATACATGATCGAGTATCTTTTCGCGCGGAATGGCCTTCTCTTTATTTTGCAAAAGGAACGTGAGGAGCTTGAACTCGGTAAGCGTCAGTTCTATCTCTTTTTTGCCTATCGATACCGAATGTTTCTCCGGGTCAATTACCATATCTTTGAACTTGATCGTTTTCTTGGGGAGGTCGTTTCTAGCAGTTCTTTTTAGGACCGACCTCGCTCTTAATATCAGTTCGCGGGGCGAGAAAGGTTTTGTGACATAATCATCGGCGCCAACCTCAAAACCTACTATTCTGTCCACCTCTTCCGACTTTGCGGTGAGCATGATAACGGGGATAGATGATGTCTCTTCTTTGGCCTTTATCTCTCTGCATATATCGAGTCCGCTTTTTCCGGGGAGCATGATATCCAATATGATAAGGTCGGGTTTGATATTGCGGACGGCCCTTATGGCATCGCTACCGTGCGATATCACAGAGACCTCAAAGTTCTCTTGTTTGAAATTATATGAGACAAGGTCACGAATGTTCATATCATCTTCAATTACAAGGATTTTTTGCATCGCCTTTAAAGTAGACCAAAAAGAGGCAAAAAAACAGTAAAAAGTCTTTTCTGTTAGCTTGACAATTGCAACGCGCATCTTATGGGCGTGGGCACTCACAATCCCCGCCGCCGCCATTGTAATGCTCACCTATTGGTTCACCCAGATATTCTAACCTTCGGTGCTAGGTACCGCTAATAAGGCATTATGGCTCTTCTCCCGATCGAGCGGGTCATTTGCGGGACAAGATGGCGGGAAAGGTGTTTATGAGAGACTATTTTTGGCGCGCGCGTGTGTAACTACTTGAAATGCTGTGGATGGCCAGCGCTATAATGCAGAACGCCCCGCCGCCCGCTATTACAATATGTGAGCCAAAACGTGATGCCGCAAAGCCGGAGATCAGGCTTCCTATCGGCGCAAACCCAAAGAATGAAACCGTGAATATGCTCATCATGCGGCCTCGAAACTGAGGAGGAACAAGCGTTTGCATGATAGTATTTGTTCCCGCAACTACTATGAAGCTGCCAACCCCTATAAGGACAAGTGAAGGCGCCGCCGCAACAAGGCTCGGCATGAATGCTATTGAGACGAGGCCAAGGCCGGTTGCAAAGAGGCACAACTTTATTTGTCTGTAGAGGCCTTCGTTGTCTTTTCTTAAGCCAAGATAGACCGCCCCGATAAGGGCGCCAAGACCCGACATGCTCATTGCCAGACCCAATTCGCGAGCAGAACCGCCGAACCTTTCGCTTACCACCTGAGGCATCAAAAAGATATAAGGCATGGCGGCCAGACTTAAAATAGACATAAAGACAAGGGGCTTTTTTATCTCAACTATGTTCCATGCAACCTCCAGACCCTTGGTTATCGATTTAAAAATTGATTCATGATTGTTCTCCGACTCCTGCGGGTAGAGATCTTTTGTTCTCATTAAGAGCAGTGCCGCTATCACGAAGAGAAAGCTTGATGAGTTAACGGCAAAACATGCGCCCTCGCCGAACTCCGCGATCAACAGCCCGGCGGCAACGGGACCTAAGACCCTTCCCGCATGAACGACCGAAGAATTTAGGGCGATGGCGTTTCCGATGTCTTCACCGCCTACCATGTCCATAAGAAAGCTCTGGCGCGCAGGGTAATCGAACGCAAAGATAAAACCTAAAAACAGTGAAAGGATGAATATAAGGACGGGGGTGATCTGTCCGGTGAGAGTGAGAAGCGCAAGAATGGCCGCCTGGAGCATTGCGATGGCCTGAATGACAATGACCAGCCTCCTGCGCATGAACCTGTCGGCGGCTACCCCTGCAAAAAGGCCAAAGATAAGGATCGGTATCTGAGTGGCAAAGCCTACCGCCCCAAGCCATCTAGGAGAGCCTGTGAGTCGCCACGTAAGCCAGCTGATAGCCGTTCCCTGCATCCATACACCAAGGAGAGAGACAGACTGGCCGAAGAAATAGAGACGAAAATTTCTGTGTTTGAGCGAACGAAAAAGGTTCATCACCAACCCATGTTGGCATAATTTCTCGCGAGCTCCAAGAAGATTTCTATGTCGCGTGAAAGGTTCTGGGTGGTCCCGTCAAAGTAGAATACCTTGATGGGAAATCCGCCGAGATCGGCGCTTATCTTCGGGAATACCGATTCTGCGACTATCTCGTTCATGCAGGCGAAAGAGCTGATATCAACGACTCCAGCGCACCCCATTTTGTGTGCATAGATCGAACCTGCAGCGGAGAGAGTCATTTCGCCCAGGCATCCATACCACGGCAGGTAGGGAAGGCTTAATTTTAACAGATCGTCTATCGGGCACTCTTCTCTTCCTTTAAAATCGTCTTCGAACGGCTTTGTCAGAAAATGTTCTTCGCGTCGCAGGAACTGGCGTTTAATTAGGGCTTTCAGCATCTTCTTTGAGAACGTTTTGCCCGGTTCCTTGAGGCGCCTTATCTCATCTGCATTGGTGTATTGTATCCACTCGGCAACTCCCTGAAGCCAGCATTCGGCGCCATGTTCCTCCAGTTTCCTCACAAGGTCCTGATTTGAAAATGTGTTGAGTCTGCAAAATATCTCCCCAAGGACGCATATCAAAGGAAAAGAACCCCTGTTCTTGGTCGGTATGTTTTTGAACCGGTCACGCGCCTTTACCAAGGTCTTGGAGATCTCTCTAATTGAAAGATTCTTCTCAACGGCCTTGCAAAGATTATCGACCGCCTCCTGAAAAACACGGTCGGTTTCGCCCTTGTTCGCCTCGTAGGGCCTGGTCATTAAAAGGAACTTTCTTAGGATATCCGCTCCAACAATGCCGCGCCATGCTGTTATCTCAAATCCGTTTCCAAGACCGTGGTATGCGTCCTTGCTTGTGAGCGAGAATAAAGGCACGTCGGTATAGCCGAGCCTGTCGAGCGTATTTCTCAGGAGGTCGTAATATTGGCCGAACCTGCAGGGGCCGTCGGCCGTGGCCATGAAGAAGGCGGCTTCATTCCTTGTAACGTCACCGCGCTCCAAGATAGCCAAAAAATCGCCGAGCGTTATCTTTGTGGGATAACATTCATCCCCCGATGTGTGTTTTCCGCCGAGGGAGACGGAAAAGTTATCGGACGGTGGGACGACCTTAGCCTTTATTCCGTAAGCTCTGAATGCTGCCGATAAGACCCTTGCCCCGCCGTAGTCCATCTCGGGGAAAAATAGTGTTCTGCCTTGCAGTTCTTGCATAAAGATCAAGATGTCGGAGGTCGGATGTCAGAAGTCGGATCTTTGATTTCATATTTTTGATATCTGACGTCAGACTTCTGACCTCTGCCTTTATTCAAGCTGTTTTTCAACAGCCCTTTGCTGTCCAAATATGCTTCTATCCTTGTAACGGTCCCGGCATCGTTCGCATGCTCATCGAACTGGAGCGTCAGGTATGGTTTTTCGCCGGCCCATGTTGTAAAATGTTTGATGAACGAATCCGGTCCGCACTTAAAGTTAGTTATATATATCATGTGGAGATGTTTACGTTCCGCCACATATTTTGCCGCCGCTATTATTTTTTTGCCGTAGCCCCAGAACATGTTCTTGGTGATGCCGTCTATGTTCATTTCATCCAGAGGTAGAAAATCGAACGGGATCACGTTCATTCCGTAATAGTCCCTTAGTTTCTTGGGTGTGCTAAGGTTAGTTCCCGCATCATAGATGTTGTACGGACGGCCTATTATGACCAATGCAACGGCTCCGGCAGCCTCGATCATTTTTAAGGCGATGGCACCTGCCTCTTTGATCCTTCTTGCGTATTCACGCTGGGCGGAATAGGCGGCCTTTGCGGCATCGTCACTCTCTTTTCTAGATACGTTGAGATCCTTTGCCACCTTCCACATGCATTTAGATACGAACTCTTCGCCAAGTTCGAACTGAACGGTCGGGATGATGAACTTCACGTTGTTAAATTCCTTATGACCCTTCATTATAAAGGGAAGGGTCTGATGCCAGGGGCAGAGATAGGGGATTGGTGATCGGTCATCGGCGGTCGGTAATCGGTCAGAGCTTATAACGTTAGGCATGAATATGTGGTCGACGCCTTTTTTGAGAAGGTCTTTAATGTGTCCGTGAACGAGTTTTATCGGATAACAAGGCTCGGCGATAGAAAGTTCTGTACTGTCATGCGAGATGGTCTTGTTTGTTTCATCGCTGACGACCATCTTAAATCCGAGCGTCTCAAAATATGTGCGCCAGAACGGGAAGCGGTCGTAGAAGAACATGGCGCGGGGAATGCCTATTCGCGCGCTCGTACCATCGTGCTCTCTCGCGCTCGCAAAACCTAAAAGGATTTCTTCCCTTTTCTTGAACAGGTCGTCGACAACCGGAACGTTATCCGTGTGCGCCTTTTTGCGGAACTTTGAGGAACATTTATCTCCCCAATATGTCTTCTCTCCCTCGACGTTGAACTCCTGAATGTCACACGTGTTGGTGCAGGCGTTGCAGGCGAACTCGCGCATCGTGTAGTTGACCTTGGCGATGTCGAAACCCCTAAACCTCGTAATTCGTGACTCGTAACTTGCAACTTGTTTTTTTAAGTCACTAGTTACAAATAACGAGTCACGGGCCAGCAGGGCCGCGCCTATCGCGCCTATCACGCCATTATGCGGAGGGACCGTTATCGTCTTTCCTAGTATCTGCGAAAAAGCGGCGGCGACGGAGTCATTATAAGCGGTGCCACCTTGAAAGAATATGTGGTCTCCGACCTTTCTTCCGCGAACAACCCTGTTCAGATAATTTGTGGCGACCGAATACGCGAGTCCCGCAACTATATCCCTAATCTTATTTCCCTTTAATTGGTGGGTGTTGACATCTCTCTCCATGAATACCGTGCAGCGTTCACCTAAGGAGATCGGCGCTTCGGATGAAAGGGCGAGATTTGCGAACTCTTTTTTGATGTTCAGTCCCAGCTTTATGGCCTGTTCTTCAAGGAAGGAACCGGTGCCGGCGGCGCAGGCCTCGTTCATGGCGAAATCCGTTACTACGCCGTTCTCTATCTTTATATATTTTGCATCCTGGCCGCCTATCTCAAAGATAGTATCGACCTTTTCGCCGGTGAATTTTTCACAGATATGAATGGCACCCGTTTTGTGGGCGGTGATCTCGTCTTTGGCAACATCGGCGCCGACGAGCTCTCCTATGAGCTCTCTGCCGGAACCGGTAGTTCCTACTCCAACGATATTTATCTTGGCGCCTATCTCGTCCCTTATTCTGTGAAGACCCTCTCTTACAACTTCGATAGGTCGTGCCTTTGTATAGGTGTATATCTCCATCGCCATGTCGCCGTTCTTGTCTACAAGGACAAAATTGGTGGAGACGCTACCGATATCGATACCCAGATAGACGTCAACCTTGCCGTGATCGGGGAAGTTGTATGGTCTTACACAGTCACGGAGGAAGCGGACGTTCTTGGTGGAAAGGGGGGGCGTTGTGACGTTGCCGTCATTCTGGGCATTAGCGAAGAATCCCCCGGCAGTAACCGTATTATCTGAATTCTTCGGTCGTTTCACCCCCTCAGAACGGCATGTTAGCGAAAGCATCGCCGCGCCTAAAGCCCCGAAATATTCCGCACCCTCCGGAACGATGAGGTTTTTGTCATCCAGCGAAAATGTCTCTTTGACGGCCGATACAACGCCTTCATTCAATGCAAGGCCTCCAATAAAGATAACATTGGGTTCAACGCGCCTTCCTTTTACGATGGTCGCCTTGAAATTTCTTACAACGGCCATGCAAAGACCCCGTAGAACTTCGGGGGGTGAATATCCTTTTTGCTGGGCGTGGATCATGTCTGATTTTGCAAAGACCGAGCATCTTCCCGCCACCCTTGCCGAGCGCTCTGCCTTAAGGACCAAAGGTCCTACCTCTTCTACTTTATAATGAAGGCGCTCGGCCTGCTGGTCGATAAAAGAGCCGGTCCCGGCGGCGCAGTCGCCGTTTATCCCGTATTCAACTATCTTACCGTCTTTTAATCTTATGAACTTGCTCGTTTCCCCGCCCATCTCAAAAATGGTCCTGATATCGGGATAGAGCTTAATAATAACGGCAACGATCGCCTTAAATTCGTTAACACGTTGATATTTAAGGAGTTCTGCCCCAGTGCCGGTCACGGTGACCCCCGCCGGCTCCCCGAACGCCTTAGAAGCTTTTTCGATCAGATCTTCAGAAACATTAACCGGACGGCCAAATGTTCTCAGACCTTCTTTGTGCAGAATATTCCCAGATTCATCAAGCGCAACAAGCTTTACGCTTACAGAACCTATGTCTATGCCTAAATATGTTTTCTTCATGAGAGGGGGTGTTTTTAACCAAACGGTTAAGAAAAGTCAACCTACATCTGGGAACTTTTAAAATAGTCCTTGACGTTTTGAACCCCAGGGTAGATAAGTGCGCCGAAATTTTCTCCAACAAAACTATGCTAGAAGTCAGATTCCACGGTAGGGGCGGTCAGGGGGCTGTTACAAGTGCTGAACTTGTGGCCTTAGCCGCCATTGACAAGGGTAAGTACGCGCAATCTATGCCTTCTTTCGGTCCTGAGAGAAGAGGTGCGCCGGTTCAGGCGTACCTTCGAGTCTCCGATAAAGAGATCAGACTCCGTACCGAGATCGTAAATCCGGACGTTGTCGTCGTCCTAGACGGCGGCCTTTTAGAGGTCTTGGACGTATCGGCCGGGCTCAAAGAGGGGGGCCTCATCATCATCAATACCGTAAAGCCTGTCGCAGAACTTAGAAAAGAGTTCGGGTTCAAGTGCAAGCTTGCAACGGTGGATGCCAACAAGATCGCACGCGAGGTCCTTGGAGTTCCCATTACGAACACAACGATGATAGGCGGTCTTTTGAAGGTTACCGGTATCTTGGAACCCGAGGCGCTCAAGGCTCCTATCGAACATCGCTTCAACGCAAAGATCGCATCAAAAAACATCAAGGCCATGATCGAGGCCTATAAACTAACGGTGGTAGAATAATGACACAAATGACATGGAAAGGTTTGCCGCTTGGAAATATCGTCACTGAACCGGGCTCTGCCCGTAAATACAGGACCGGCGACTGGAGAAGTCAGCGCCCTATTTGGAACAAAGAAAAATGCATCAAGTGCGGCGCATGTTACATGTATTGCCCCGAAGGGGCCATCTCTATGGCGGTCGACGGTTATCCATATGTCGATCTTTTTTACTGCAAGGGTTGCGGGATCTGCGCGCGCGAATGCTGGACGGCGTGCTTTAAGATGATGCCCGAAGACGAAGCAAAAACGAAAGAAGGAAAGAAATAAATGGGAAAAAGAGTCGGAATGGAGGTCTCTCTTGCCGTTTCCGAGGCGGTAAAACATTCGAACACAGACGTTGTGGCGGCGTATCCTATCACCCCTCAAACGCATATCGTTGAAAGCCTTTCAGAGATAATCGCAGAAGGTCTTTTAGACGCCGAGTTCGTCTGCGTTGAATCCGAACACTCCGCGATGAGCGCATGCCTCGGTTCGTCGTCGGCAGGAGCACGCACCTTTACAGCGACGGCCGGACAAGGTCTGGAGCTGATGCACGAAGTGGTATATGTCGCCGCATCGATGAGACTTCCTATAGTCATGGCGGTAGCGAACAGAGCTCTTTCGGCGCCACTTTCGGTCTGGGGCGATCATTCGGACGTTATGGCCGTGAGGGATACCGGATGGATCCAGATATTCTGTGAGAACGGACAGGATGCGTATGATCTGACACTTTGGGCGTTCAAGTGCGCCGAAGACAGACGCGTACTTTTCCCGGTGATGGTCAATCTCGACGGTTTCCATCTGACCCACGTTGTTGAGCCGGTCTATATAGAAGACCAGGAAAAAGTCACGGCGTATCTTCCAAAGAACAACTATCCGTTGCCGCTTGATCCGAGAAAGCCTGTCACGATGGGAGCCTTCGGCCCTCCGTTCATCTACACGGAAGCGCGCAAGGCCCAGGTGATGGCGTTCGAGGAGACACTGCCTGTCATCAAGGAGACCCTTGCCGAT from Deltaproteobacteria bacterium CG11_big_fil_rev_8_21_14_0_20_49_13 harbors:
- the porD gene encoding pyruvate ferredoxin oxidoreductase (catalyzes the ferredoxin-dependent oxidative decarboxylation of pyruvate to form acetyl-CoA), coding for MTQMTWKGLPLGNIVTEPGSARKYRTGDWRSQRPIWNKEKCIKCGACYMYCPEGAISMAVDGYPYVDLFYCKGCGICARECWTACFKMMPEDEAKTKEGKK
- the porA gene encoding pyruvate ferredoxin oxidoreductase, whose amino-acid sequence is MGKRVGMEVSLAVSEAVKHSNTDVVAAYPITPQTHIVESLSEIIAEGLLDAEFVCVESEHSAMSACLGSSSAGARTFTATAGQGLELMHEVVYVAASMRLPIVMAVANRALSAPLSVWGDHSDVMAVRDTGWIQIFCENGQDAYDLTLWAFKCAEDRRVLFPVMVNLDGFHLTHVVEPVYIEDQEKVTAYLPKNNYPLPLDPRKPVTMGAFGPPFIYTEARKAQVMAFEETLPVIKETLADFGKTFGRNYNLIEKYRMDDAETALITMGSFSQTAMEAVDQLRAEGGKAGLIRIRLWRPFPFEDFRNACKGVKTLAILDRAVSFGGPIGPVASEVRSALYPMKERPFIASFIGGLGGRDIYPEQFKYMFTRAIDLCKKGEHVEYEMIGVRE